AAAAATGCATTGCGCCGAAATTGGTGAtagaaacaattaaacaaacgTCAATAACAGTATTAAAGACCAAACTATATAACTAAATGTGGGACAGTTAGGCGTTAATTAGGTGGCATAATCCTAAGTTCTAGATTCTTCTAAATATAATAAGTGAGATTGTATCaatcttttaccaaaaaccCGACAAATAGTTGGTATGATTTGAGAAgtaaatcatcttcttctttttttcaattcaCATTAATCGTTAACAACTCAAAACAAAGGGTATTAAAATTAGCACTGGAAGATCTTATCCTACAGCTATATCACAGCTTCATAGTTAACGTTAAGATTGaagttaattaaataattagcTACACAAATAACCAAGTAGAGCTAGGTGTGGTTTGATGTGGTTTACTGGCTGTTGTCATTGGTTAAAGTGAAGTCCTCGAATATGGAGAGTGGAACCGCACGTGAGGTTCTCGTGATTCACAAAATGCCTTTAGCTTTTGGTCGTCTAAAAGAACAAGTTTTAGAAAATACTAAAAGTTACACTTATCTTTTTTAATCTATGGTTAAGTATGTGAGTTGGTCTCTgtcattcttctttctttgaaatCTTGTCGTCCTTTTATGAACCAACTTTTTCTTCACCTCTAGTGGTTGTGAccaatttaaacaaattaattagtatttgCGTTTCTGTGTAcgtaattaataaaaagttacGTACGTGTGCTTTGTGCGATGGATAAACGTGAGAGTGATCATTATACCTTTTAGATCCAACAAAGCTCAAACAACTACATTCATGAatgatatacaaaaaaaaaaaactacattcatgaatgatatatataccatttttATACGGTTTCATAACGTGAAAAAATGATTCTCATATACACCTTTTCATCGTCATCAAttcttatataattttgaaaaatgattcCACTAGTTGGTGGTATgccaaaaaaacagaactagaagaaaaaattaaaccacTTTCTGTTAACGTTTTACGACTATTCAACTAGAAGCTATTCGACCATTGAACTATCTATTCTGCTATATTAATTCGAAGCCCTACTCCAAAAAATGTTAGATGCTATTGTTATATTGGgttataatataaaatctgCTAAAAGCAAGCcataaaattatgtattagAGTATTAAATGCATGTGCTCtgagtgaaaaaaaaaaaaggttgagtTAGAGAAACGACTCCAGCTTCAATGGCGTACGAACGGAATTTGTTTagacaaattaaaatagaCAATTACTTACCTCGAGAGCCAGCAAGCTATATTGCTTGACCAGAGACTTCTCTGACTCTTCGTGCGTAGCTCATGGTTTTTCACTTCTCAGGTCCGAAGCCCGAAAGGGTAACGTGCTGTTCAAGATaccttctttctgtttttgtttttttaattgaggGTTTCACAAATTCCTAGGACATAAACAAGTATTCACAAAGTTATGAAACTTCAGAAACAGAGTCAGAGACTCCCAAGTTTGTGGATTTAGGTACAatacatctttttctttaagattACTTGATTTTACAAGTAGTAGAAATTTTACTAAGGGCTAATAAGATATACATTGAGATTTACACTATCGAAACCgaaatgaaaaatgatatattgtAAGTAGAGTCTGTCCTCACTCCTCTCTGGGGATCCATCGGTTCCACCAAACGGTCTTGCGGCCATCGCTAATCTCATCTATGGTCTCAGTGACTGTTTTCACAAGCTTCCTCTGAAGCCTAAGTGCTGATGCAAGAGCATTTCTTTGCGCATTCGCTTTCTTTCGAGGCTCTTTCTCctataatattacaaaaagagaaacaatggTTAAGGCTTGAGGAGGTACtcgaagaaaatgaaaagagtaTAGATTGACAACGAACCCTGAGTTCTTGGAGTTGTGTTTCTGTGAATCCACCATCTTTTTCTGTCCCATTTTTTGCCATTAACTGTATTACCCAATTTGCTGCTTCACTGTAGTCCTGTTGTGTAGCCCTGAAGTATTGCATTCTCAAGTTTTGCATGACGGACAACGCGAGCAATCCTTGTCTATCGAAATATGGGTGAGCAAGAGCTGCTTTTGCGCTGATTCTTTGTCTTGCTTTGTACCGGACCATCGATGTTAGAAGTTCCCATCCGATTCCACCGTCTAGATCTACAAGCTCGAACCCTCTACGGAGATCAGCGCTTGCACGAGGCTCCACTAGTTTTCTCCAAGCTGTTAAGTCATAGTCACATCTTTTCAGCTGGCGGTTGAACTGAATGAGGTTGCTGTCAGATCGTAAGGATGGGAATGCCTGGAATGGTAAAGCATGATGAGAATATTAACAGATAGTATGTATGATGGATTCGTTTTCCATCACAAGGAAGCTGATAAGAACGAAACTGGTTTCTGCTCTGATAATCGAAGAAGGGAtgataaaaaacaagaacaatcaaaacaaCAGAACCAAAAGTAATCCAGGGCAATGAATTCTAGAGCATTCCCTACTCTCCCAAGGCTCAAACTAACACCCCTAGAAACCTGAAAGAGCTCCTATTTTACTCTAATCCTAGTCACTGACTGATGAACGCATTTTTAACATTAATTGACACAACCAGAACACACGGACTATGGGCTTGTCAAAAGATAGTTGAACATGCGTGAGTCGAAAATCCAGAGAAAACTAAAGCCAATTGGTGAATCGCTGCTTACCATTTGAAGGAAGATGAGGCCAATGCTATAGATATCGAACCTATCTGGCAAATTCATCTGTTTGGACAAAACAATAAGTATCAAATTCCAACACTTAAGTTTATGAAACTAGGATAGCTTTATATCAACTAAGGTCGCATAGTCAAACAATTAAGTTTGCACCTGCCACAGGACAGGGGAAAGTGCAGCTGCAACAGGTGCTGAAGGTGCAGATGGAGTTTGGGTGCTCATGATGTATTGCTCAGGTGCTGCATACCTGAAAGCAACAACCCGAAAAGAAAGATACTTATTAACGGAGAAACGTGAAGTTTACAACAACAGAAAGTTCACATTTATGATCCTTGCCAGAGAAagatacaaattttgaaaagaaaaagacctTGGATCAAGGAGAAACTCTTTTGGAATGTAGTTAATTCCCACTCTCAAATCAGCTGCAGCTCCAAGATCGATAATCTTGAAAGAACGAGAACCTGCTCAAGTTTTAGTCGACACAAAACATGAGTCCTCATCTTTTCATTGGGTTCATTGCTCAAAAAGGTTCAAGAACTCAGATGATTTTACCTTCTGAGAAAATAATGTTCTGAGGCTTAACATCCCTATGGATAATCCCAGTTGAGTGAAGACCATCCAATGCAAACAAGAGTTGTCTCATGATAGTCtgaataattttgttttctcgttCCAACCCTTTAGGCAAGTCTTGAACTTTCCCAAGGATGATAGTTTCTACCTATATCATCACCTTAGAATGTGACAAAACATATAACATAACTACAAAAGGATAAATAACCATGAAGAATCACATACATTATAAGGAAATTCTTTACTCTGCATCAAACCAGCAAGTGTTGATTCTCCTTCATATTTCCATAACAGCCAATACTCAGGTCCCTTCTTTGAAGACTTCTATACCAATCTCaacaaacaccaaaatcataaatcaaGGAAGTCGAAGGAAAACATCATttcagaggaagagaaatTACATCGAGAAATCCATAAACAAAATCAGCACAGCTATTCCCACAAGCTCTTCGAACCCTCTCGTTCATCCAAATCTCCACCGCACCATACTCAGTCGCCTTCTTCAATACATACTCACCCTCCTATCAACAAAGACCATGATAAGGTTCAATATAGGATAGTGAAACTCTATAAACAATTTGatcaaagcttttatttttacctCATTAGAACGTTTCTTAGATAATGAGACTTTAtaaacaacaccaaaagaaCCTTCCCCTAATTTCTtcccaacaacaaaatcatcctacacaaaaaccaaaacctaatcccatcaaaatcaaccaaaccaagagacaaaacccaaaaacaatcCTCAAATcatcataaaaatcaaacctttctAAAAGTAGGTCGAAACAATCTCTCAACAAAAGCAAGAACAAACATATCGAAAAACCCAGGAGCAACACCAGGTGTTGCCCATAG
This sequence is a window from Arabidopsis thaliana chromosome 1 sequence. Protein-coding genes within it:
- the STN7 gene encoding Serine/Threonine kinase domain protein (STT7 homolog STN7 (STN7); FUNCTIONS IN: protein kinase activity, kinase activity; INVOLVED IN: regulation of photosynthesis, light reaction, circadian rhythm; LOCATED IN: chloroplast; EXPRESSED IN: 25 plant structures; EXPRESSED DURING: 15 growth stages; CONTAINS InterPro DOMAIN/s: Protein kinase, ATP binding site (InterPro:IPR017441), Protein kinase, catalytic domain (InterPro:IPR000719), Serine/threonine-protein kinase-like domain (InterPro:IPR017442), Protein kinase-like domain (InterPro:IPR011009), Serine/threonine-protein kinase, active site (InterPro:IPR008271); BEST Arabidopsis thaliana protein match is: cyclin-dependent kinase B1;2 (TAIR:AT2G38620.2); Has 29571 Blast hits to 29413 proteins in 1565 species: Archae - 57; Bacteria - 3753; Metazoa - 11524; Fungi - 3757; Plants - 4496; Viruses - 50; Other Eukaryotes - 5934 (source: NCBI BLink).) — its product is MATISPGGAYIGTPSPFLGKKLKPFSLTSPILSFKPTVKLNSSCRAQLIDTVHNLFIGVGVGLPCTVMECGDMIYRSTLPKSNGLTITAPGVALALTALSYLWATPGVAPGFFDMFVLAFVERLFRPTFRKDDFVVGKKLGEGSFGVVYKVSLSKKRSNEEGEYVLKKATEYGAVEIWMNERVRRACGNSCADFVYGFLDKSSKKGPEYWLLWKYEGESTLAGLMQSKEFPYNVETIILGKVQDLPKGLERENKIIQTIMRQLLFALDGLHSTGIIHRDVKPQNIIFSEGSRSFKIIDLGAAADLRVGINYIPKEFLLDPRYAAPEQYIMSTQTPSAPSAPVAAALSPVLWQMNLPDRFDIYSIGLIFLQMAFPSLRSDSNLIQFNRQLKRCDYDLTAWRKLVEPRASADLRRGFELVDLDGGIGWELLTSMVRYKARQRISAKAALAHPYFDRQGLLALSVMQNLRMQYFRATQQDYSEAANWVIQLMAKNGTEKDGGFTETQLQELREKEPRKKANAQRNALASALRLQRKLVKTVTETIDEISDGRKTVWWNRWIPREE